In Streptomyces ambofaciens ATCC 23877, a single genomic region encodes these proteins:
- a CDS encoding Fpg/Nei family DNA glycosylase — translation MPELPEVEALREFLTEHLVDREIVRVLPVAISVLKTYDPPLSALEGHQVAAVHRYGKFLDVETAGGPHLVTHLARAGWLHWKDSLPDGPPRPGKGPLALRVALDTGAGFDLTEAGTQKRLAVYVVADPREVPGVARLGPDPLADDFDEARFAALLDGERRQLKGALRDQSLIAGVGNAYSDEILHAAKMSPFKLAASLTDEETARLYEALRATLTEAVERSRGVAAGRLKAEKKSGLRVHGRTGEPCPVCGDTVREVSFSDSSLQYCPTCQTGGKPLADRRLSRLLK, via the coding sequence ATGCCCGAACTGCCCGAGGTCGAGGCGCTCAGGGAGTTCCTGACCGAGCACCTCGTCGACCGTGAGATCGTCCGGGTGCTGCCCGTGGCGATCAGCGTGCTGAAGACCTACGACCCTCCGCTCTCCGCCCTGGAGGGCCACCAGGTGGCCGCCGTGCACCGCTACGGCAAGTTCCTCGACGTCGAGACCGCCGGCGGCCCGCATCTGGTCACCCATCTGGCCCGGGCGGGCTGGCTGCACTGGAAGGACAGCCTCCCCGACGGTCCGCCCCGCCCCGGCAAGGGCCCCCTGGCGCTGCGCGTCGCCCTGGACACCGGGGCCGGGTTCGACCTGACGGAGGCGGGCACCCAGAAGCGTCTCGCCGTGTACGTCGTGGCCGACCCCCGGGAGGTGCCGGGGGTGGCCCGCCTCGGCCCCGACCCGCTCGCCGACGACTTCGACGAGGCCCGCTTCGCCGCCCTCCTCGACGGTGAGCGCCGGCAGCTCAAGGGCGCCCTGCGCGACCAGAGCCTCATCGCGGGCGTGGGGAACGCGTACAGCGACGAGATCCTGCACGCCGCGAAGATGTCCCCGTTCAAGCTGGCCGCCTCCCTCACCGACGAGGAGACCGCACGGCTGTACGAGGCGCTGCGCGCCACGCTCACCGAGGCGGTCGAGCGGTCCCGGGGCGTCGCGGCCGGCCGGCTGAAGGCCGAGAAGAAGAGCGGGCTGCGGGTGCACGGCCGCACCGGCGAGCCGTGCCCGGTGTGCGGCGACACGGTACGGGAGGTCTCCTTCAGCGACTCCTCGCTCCAGTACTGCCCGACCTGCCAGACCGGCGGCAAGCCGCTGGCGGACCGGAGACTGTCCCGGCTGCTCAAGTAG
- a CDS encoding zf-HC2 domain-containing protein, with product MRSLERHRDVGAYALGVLDEAEAFRFEDHLMECPRCAAQVTEFGPATRQLMLYREATPRFVTPLTRPGPRLLDRLLSEVAARRRAVRRRVLYAVAAAVVCAVAGPGVALYASQADAAVRLTATDERSGVWARITTEDETWGTGVRLEVKDGSGPRSCRLIAVGRDGTEQTVTSWNATGHGARPDTMHGGAALRPDQIARYEVRTTDGERLVTLSSG from the coding sequence ATGAGGTCCCTGGAGAGGCATCGCGACGTCGGCGCCTACGCGCTCGGCGTGCTGGACGAGGCGGAAGCGTTCCGCTTCGAGGACCACCTCATGGAGTGCCCCCGGTGCGCGGCGCAGGTGACCGAGTTCGGCCCCGCCACCCGCCAGTTGATGCTGTACCGGGAGGCGACGCCACGGTTCGTCACCCCTCTGACCAGGCCCGGACCGCGGCTGCTGGACCGCCTGCTGTCCGAGGTGGCCGCACGCCGCCGGGCCGTGCGCAGGCGGGTGCTGTACGCCGTGGCCGCCGCGGTCGTGTGCGCCGTGGCCGGTCCCGGGGTCGCGCTCTACGCGAGCCAGGCCGACGCGGCGGTACGGCTCACCGCGACCGACGAGCGGTCCGGGGTGTGGGCGCGGATCACCACCGAGGACGAGACCTGGGGCACCGGTGTGCGGCTCGAGGTCAAGGACGGGTCCGGCCCGCGCTCCTGCCGTCTGATCGCCGTCGGCCGTGACGGCACGGAGCAGACGGTCACCAGCTGGAACGCCACCGGGCACGGCGCCCGGCCGGACACCATGCACGGCGGAGCCGCGCTGCGGCCCGACCAGATCGCCCGCTACGAGGTGCGGACCACGGACGGGGAACGCCTGGTGACACTCTCGTCCGGCTGA
- a CDS encoding sigma-70 family RNA polymerase sigma factor: MTAGITLMDRTHGTTAEHELAALQREHGRPLFALLLRLSDGDRQRAEDLVQETLVRAWQHPEALRADDFDSVRPWLLTVARRLAIDARRARQARPAEVGDADLENVRVCADHAERAAAALDVREAVKTLTPEHREVLVLVYFQGASVAEAAAALGIPPGTVKSRAYYALRALRRVLPGYAADLR; encoded by the coding sequence ATGACGGCCGGAATCACCCTGATGGACAGGACGCACGGGACGACCGCCGAGCACGAGCTCGCCGCACTGCAGCGCGAGCACGGCCGGCCACTGTTCGCGCTGCTGCTGCGGCTCAGCGACGGCGACCGACAGCGCGCGGAGGACCTGGTGCAGGAGACGCTGGTCCGCGCCTGGCAGCACCCCGAGGCCCTGCGCGCCGACGACTTCGACTCCGTCCGGCCGTGGCTGCTGACCGTGGCCCGGCGCCTGGCCATCGACGCCCGCCGGGCCCGGCAGGCACGGCCCGCGGAGGTCGGCGACGCCGACCTGGAGAACGTACGGGTCTGCGCCGATCACGCCGAACGGGCCGCCGCGGCCCTGGACGTGCGCGAGGCTGTGAAGACACTCACTCCGGAGCACCGTGAAGTCCTGGTGCTGGTGTACTTCCAGGGGGCGAGTGTGGCGGAAGCGGCGGCAGCCCTCGGCATCCCGCCCGGTACCGTGAAGTCCCGCGCGTACTACGCGCTGCGCGCCCTGCGCAGGGTGCTACCGGGTTACGCCGCCGACCTGCGGTGA
- a CDS encoding CapA family protein, translated as MITRSRQVALALTALLTVGAACQARDHEPPRRPAPAPSAADPGVFTLVASGDVLPHDSIIERARFDAGGTGYDFRPMLAGARPVVSRAGLALCHMETVYGAHGDYSGYPLFKSPPEVAEALAATGYDGCSTASNHSVDDGADGIRRTLDALDRAGVRHAGTARTEAEARTATVLRAGRAEVAHLAYTLHTNGHPVPDGQPWAVGMIDEERIVADARAARRAGADIVAVSLHWGTEWQDEPDQDQLTLAETLTAARTGDRPDIDLILGTHAHVPQAYEKVNGTWVIYGMGDQIAGEMINGDGERDPRGNQSTIGRFTFAPPARSGERWRVTKAEFVPQLFDVDAGRVVNLNRALEKGAEVRAVRDRIRDVVLSRGAAEDGLVMGE; from the coding sequence ATGATCACACGCAGTCGGCAGGTGGCCCTGGCCCTGACCGCCCTTCTCACCGTGGGCGCGGCCTGCCAGGCCCGCGACCACGAGCCACCGCGACGGCCGGCCCCGGCCCCGTCCGCGGCGGACCCCGGTGTCTTCACCCTGGTCGCCTCCGGCGACGTACTGCCGCACGACTCGATCATCGAGCGGGCCCGCTTCGACGCCGGCGGCACCGGCTACGACTTCCGCCCCATGCTCGCCGGTGCCCGCCCCGTCGTCTCGCGCGCCGGCCTCGCCCTGTGCCACATGGAGACCGTGTACGGCGCGCACGGCGACTACAGCGGCTACCCCCTCTTCAAGTCGCCGCCCGAGGTGGCCGAGGCCCTGGCCGCCACCGGCTACGACGGCTGCTCCACCGCCTCCAACCACAGCGTCGACGACGGCGCCGACGGCATCCGCCGCACCCTGGACGCCCTGGACCGCGCCGGTGTACGGCACGCCGGGACCGCGCGCACCGAGGCCGAGGCGCGCACCGCGACGGTGCTGCGCGCGGGCCGGGCCGAGGTGGCCCACCTCGCCTACACCCTCCACACCAACGGCCACCCCGTGCCCGACGGGCAGCCCTGGGCGGTCGGCATGATCGACGAGGAGCGGATCGTCGCGGACGCCCGGGCCGCCCGTCGGGCGGGCGCGGACATCGTGGCGGTGTCCCTGCACTGGGGCACCGAATGGCAGGACGAGCCCGACCAGGACCAGCTGACCCTGGCCGAGACCCTGACCGCCGCGCGGACCGGCGACCGCCCCGACATCGACCTGATCCTCGGCACCCACGCCCATGTCCCGCAGGCGTACGAGAAGGTCAACGGCACCTGGGTGATCTACGGGATGGGCGACCAGATCGCGGGCGAGATGATCAACGGCGACGGGGAGCGCGACCCGCGGGGCAACCAGTCGACCATCGGCCGCTTCACCTTCGCCCCGCCCGCCCGCTCCGGCGAACGCTGGCGGGTGACCAAGGCCGAGTTCGTCCCGCAGCTCTTCGACGTCGACGCCGGGCGGGTGGTGAACCTCAACCGCGCGCTGGAGAAGGGCGCCGAGGTGCGGGCGGTGCGCGACCGCATCCGCGACGTCGTGCTCAGCCGGGGCGCGGCCGAGGACGGGCTGGTGATGGGGGAGTAG
- a CDS encoding MarR family winged helix-turn-helix transcriptional regulator — translation MKDIDAPLPPDLLARRLTEVYDLVGPLYRRAQRSVEQGLTADGLSVGVRAVLALLHRGGPMTVPRMARAQAISRQFVQRMVNEAAAQDLVESVPNPSHRRSSLIRLTDRGRETVTAVLDREHRILREVGGDLTDADVATCLRVLGAMLTALDHVDEG, via the coding sequence GTGAAGGACATCGACGCACCCCTCCCTCCGGACCTCCTCGCCCGGCGTCTCACCGAGGTGTACGACCTGGTCGGCCCCCTCTACCGGCGCGCGCAGCGCAGCGTCGAGCAGGGCCTGACGGCCGACGGCCTGTCCGTCGGCGTCCGCGCCGTGCTGGCCCTGCTGCACCGGGGCGGACCGATGACCGTGCCGCGGATGGCCCGGGCCCAGGCGATCAGCCGTCAGTTCGTGCAGCGGATGGTCAACGAGGCCGCGGCGCAGGACCTGGTGGAGAGCGTCCCCAACCCCTCGCACCGGCGGTCCTCGTTGATCCGCCTCACCGACCGGGGCCGGGAGACCGTCACGGCCGTCCTGGACCGGGAGCACCGGATACTGCGCGAGGTCGGCGGCGATCTCACGGACGCCGACGTCGCCACGTGCCTGCGGGTGCTCGGGGCGATGCTGACGGCCCTGGACCACGTGGACGAGGGCTGA
- a CDS encoding alpha/beta fold hydrolase codes for MTAGSDLRFFASTDGDLAYRDTGAGDLVVLLHSGFVDHRVFDAQIPALAAGHRVVAPDVRGHGSSANATRPFRWADDLAALLRHLDAGPAVLVGVSMGGAIATDTVLEHPELVRAVVACGAATSEFAYTDPWVRRVQAEQARALGAGDVEGWLTEFLRFVPGEHRDLGDVDPAVLRRLREMALGTLAKHAPDEENHHVPLTGTWARVPKIDVPVLTVNGALDAPDLIAEAQRLARTVPDGRSVTVEGAAHYPNMERPGAFNEILVDFLRGLPPVGV; via the coding sequence ATGACTGCTGGATCGGACCTGCGCTTCTTCGCCTCCACCGACGGCGACCTGGCCTACCGCGACACCGGAGCCGGCGACCTCGTCGTCCTGCTCCACTCCGGATTCGTCGACCACCGTGTCTTCGACGCCCAGATCCCGGCCCTGGCGGCCGGCCACCGGGTCGTCGCACCCGACGTCCGCGGCCACGGCTCCTCGGCCAACGCGACCCGGCCGTTCCGCTGGGCCGACGACCTCGCCGCCCTGCTGCGCCACCTCGACGCGGGGCCCGCGGTGCTGGTCGGCGTGTCCATGGGCGGCGCCATCGCCACCGACACCGTGCTGGAGCACCCGGAGCTGGTCCGCGCGGTGGTGGCGTGCGGGGCGGCCACCAGCGAGTTCGCGTACACCGACCCGTGGGTGCGGCGGGTACAGGCCGAACAGGCCCGCGCACTGGGCGCGGGCGACGTCGAGGGCTGGCTCACGGAGTTCCTGCGCTTCGTCCCCGGGGAGCACCGCGACCTCGGCGACGTCGACCCGGCCGTCCTGCGCCGGCTGCGCGAGATGGCCCTCGGCACCCTCGCCAAGCACGCTCCGGACGAGGAGAACCACCACGTGCCCCTCACCGGCACCTGGGCCCGCGTCCCGAAGATCGACGTCCCGGTCCTCACCGTCAACGGCGCCCTGGACGCGCCCGACCTGATCGCCGAGGCGCAGCGGCTGGCCCGCACGGTCCCGGACGGCCGCTCCGTCACCGTCGAGGGCGCCGCGCACTACCCGAACATGGAGCGGCCGGGCGCCTTCAACGAGATCCTCGTCGACTTCCTGCGCGGCCTGCCGCCGGTCGGTGTCTAG